The following proteins are co-located in the Phragmites australis chromosome 10, lpPhrAust1.1, whole genome shotgun sequence genome:
- the LOC133930905 gene encoding protein cornichon homolog 1-like: MVFVWLTAFFLVVALIVLVIYQLMCLADLEFDYINPFDSSSRINKVVMPEFVLQALLSVLFLLSGHWAMFSLSVPMVYYNYTLYQRRQHLVDVTEIFNQLGREKKRRFFKIISLIVLLFLSLFWMIWSVLSEEDE, encoded by the exons ATGGTGTTTGTGTGGCTCACCGCGTTCTTCCTCGTCGTCGCGCTCATCGTGCTCGTCATCTACCAG CTGATGTGCCTGGCAGATCTGGAGTTTGATTATATCAACCCGTTTGATTCATCATCTCGAATAAATAAAGTGGTTATGCCAGAATTTGTATTGCAAGCACTTCTAAGCGTGTTGTTCCTTTTATCTGGGCATTGGGCGATGTTCTCGCTTTCTGTCCCAATGGTGTACTACAATTATACACT GTACCAGCGTCGGCAACATCTGGTAGATGTAACAGAGATATTTAATCAGCTTGGTCGGGAGAAGAAGCGCcgtttttttaagataattagTCTCATTGTTCTCCTATTCTTGTCCTTGTTCTG GATGATCTGGAGTGTATTATCGGAGGAGGACGAGTAG
- the LOC133930906 gene encoding uncharacterized protein LOC133930906, translating into MAANQPPPSSASAPAAGLSLKEYLKRYQSGPAADGDQKKAKKKTKKKPKPSAGGGGVLIVDEDPVWQKPVQVEDDEPASSGDDRPLVDEDIEVKRMRRLEAIRAARPYNAIAEDGSGWVTVAAPEEQSGGSTRQRRNDTPSPERGAGRKDLSPPRRRQRRDMPSPDRGDDDGEDLSPPRQRQKRRDTPSPKGNDIAEQDDLSPPRKSRRQEDPSPPRRRARHDSEKLQNLLPRPRRMRHDSEEPQDLSPLRRRARHDSEEPKDLSPPRRRARHDSEEPKDLSPPRRRARHDSEEPKDLSPPRRRARHDSEEPKDLSSPRRRKHQNSSELDDLSPPRRQNFGRSLEDGDMSPPRKGRKFASDDLSPPRKERDLSPPRKGRKEGAPNEVRRAGLMTAEEVKEDIRKIKEDEKLKFAAQDPSLVGKGAKAVFRDKEGRRISEEEMRKAKEPKKPKEIHIEWGKGLVQKREAEARLQELEAEKSKPFARTRDDPELDTMLKNTIRWGDPMAHLVKRKDPEFLLEDLGDDEKMKESGFIVPQNIPSHSWMKRGVDPPPNRYGIKPGRHWDGVDRSNGFEKDMFKLKNEKQATEQEAYLWSVSDM; encoded by the exons ATGGCGGCGAatcagccgccgccgtcgtccgcCTCCGCGCCCGCGGCGGGACTCTCCCTGAAGGAGTACCTCAAGCGGTACCAGTCCGGACCCGCCGCGGACGGCGACcagaagaaggccaagaagaagacgaagaaaAAGCCCAAGCCCTCCGCCGGGGGAGGCGGGGTGCTCATCGTCGACGAGGACCCTGTGTGGCAGAAGCCCGTGCAGGTCGAGGACGACGAGCCCGCGTCGTCCG GTGACGATAGGCCTCTCGTGGACGAGGACATTGAGGTCAAGCGGATGCGTCGCCTGGAAGCGATACGCGCGGCGCGGCCGTACAATGCCATCGCGGAGGACGGCAGTGGGTGGGTCACCGTGGCCGCCCCTGAGGAGCAGAGTGGCGGGTCCACCCGTCAGCGCAGGAACGACACGCCATCACCGGAGCGGGGCGCCGGGAGGAAGGACCTTTCTCCTCCGCGGCGTAGACAGcggcgcgacatgccctcaccGGACCGGGGAGATGATGATGGCGAGGATCTTTCGCCACCGAGGCAGAGGCAAAAGCGCCGAGACACACCATCGCCAAAGGGCAATGATATAGCAGAGCAGGATGATTTGTCACCACCACGGAAGTCTAGGCGGCAAGAAGATCCCTCACCTCCAAGGAGGCGTGCTCGTCATGACTCTGAGAAGCTCCAAAACCTCTTGCCACGCCCAAGGCGCATGAGGCATGACTCAGAGGAGCCTCAAGACCTCTCTCCACTACGTCGAAGAGCACGGCATGACTCCGAGGAGCCCAAAGATCTCTCTCCACCACGTCGAAGAGCTCGGCATGACTCTGAGGAGCCCAAAGACCTCTCTCCACCACGTCGAAGAGCACGGCATGACTCCGAGGAGCCCAAAGACCTCTCTCCACCACGTCGAAGAGCACGGCATGATTCGGAGGAGCCCAAAGACCTCTCATCACCACGGAGGAGGAAGCACCAAAACTCTTCCGAGCTGGATGATCTGTCACCTCCAAGAAGGCAAAATTTTGGACGGAGTCTGGAGGATGGGGACATGTCACCACCAAGGAAGGGTCGAAAATTTGCATCTGATGATTTATCTCCTCCGCGTAAGGAGAGGGACCTTTCCCCCCCTAGGAAAGGTAGAAAGGAAGGAGCTCCAAATGAGGTGAGGAGAGCTGGATTGATGACAGCAGAGGAAGTTAAAGAGGACATCAGAAAGATTAAGGAGGATGAGAAACTCAA GTTTGCAGCACAGGATCCCTCGTTGGTTGGGAAAGGGGCAAAGGCAGTATTCCGAGACAAGGAAG GAAGAAGGATAAGTGAAGAAGAGATGCGCAAGGCAAAAGAACCTAAGAAGCCGAAG GAAATACATATAGAATGGGGTAAAGGGTTGGTGCAGAAGCGAGAAGCTGAAGCTAGATTACAAGAGCTTGAAGCTGAGAAGAGTAAGCCATTTGCAAGAACAAG GGATGACCCTGAGCTTGATACCATGCTAAAGAACACAATCCGATGGGGTGATCCTATGGCTCATCTTGTCAAG CGGAAAGATCCAGAATTTCTTCTGGAAGACTTGGGAGACGATGAAAAGATGAAAGAATCTGGGTTCATAGTTCCCCAAAATATACCTAGTCACAGCTGGATGAAACGTGGAGTGGATCCTCCTCCAAACCGTTATGGCATAAAACCTGGTCGTCATTGGGACGGAGTGGATCGCAGCAATG GATTCGAGAAGGACATGTTTAAGCTAAAGAACGAGAAGCAAGCAACGGAGCAAGAAGCCTATCTTTGGTCTGTCTCAGATATGTGA